From the Lathyrus oleraceus cultivar Zhongwan6 chromosome 4, CAAS_Psat_ZW6_1.0, whole genome shotgun sequence genome, one window contains:
- the LOC127074390 gene encoding aspartic proteinase 36 isoform X1, translating to MARTFTLLILFLHTLHLVPWIIAGDAEFLRIRHHDSRPAMVLPLFLTAPNSSTSVLDPRRQLHGSESKRHPNARMRLHDDLLINGYYTTRLWIGTPPQMFALIVDTGSTVTYVPCSTCEQCGRHQDPKFQPDLSSTYHPVKCSMDCNCDDDRLQCVYERQYAEMSTSSGVLGEDVISFGNQSELVPQRAVFGCENVETGDLYSQHADGIMGLGRGDLSIMDQLVDKNLVSDSFSLCYGGMDVGGGAMVLGGISPPSDMVFANSDPVRSPYYNIDLKEIHVAGKRLPLNPSVFDGKHGTVLDSGTTYAYLPEEVFLAFKEAIVKELQSFNQISGPDPNYNDLCFSGAGIGASQLSKNFPVVDMVFGNGHKYSLSPENYMFRHSKVRGAYCLGIFQNGKDPTTLLGGIVVRNTLVMYDREQTKIGFWKTNCAELWERLQISMTPPPTFPNTEAINSTNSVGPSVAPSVSQHGIPPGTFQIAQITVVLSFNISYGDMKPHLTELAGLIAHELDVNTSQIQLLNFTSFGNDSLSRWAITPRPHADYFSNTAVMSIIGRLEHHMELPNTFGSYKLIDWNVEPLSKRNWWQRHYMVVGLVVLLTLLLGLSTYGIFLIWKKRQQSEHSYKPVDVAVSEQELQPL from the exons ATGGCACGAACATTTACTCTCCTCATCCTATTCCTACACACTCTGCATCTCGTTCCTTGGATCATCGCCGGCGACGCCGAATTCCTCCGTATCCGCCACCATGACTCTCGTCCCGCCATGGTTCTTCCTCTTTTCCTCACCGCTCCCAATTCATCCACCTCAGTGCTCGATCCTCGTCGCCAGCTCCACGGATCGGAATCCAAACGCCACCCTAACGCTCGCATGAGACTCCACGACGATCTCCTCATCAACGG GTACTACACAACGCGGCTTTGGATTGGTACTCCTCCGCAGATGTTTGCTCTTATTGTTGACACGGGGAGTACTGTTACATATGTTCCCTGCTCCACCTGCGAACAATGTGGCCGGCATCAG GATCCAAAGTTTCAGCCAGACTTGTCAAGCACCTATCACCCTGTCAAATGCTCAATGGATTGCAACTGCGACGATGACAGGCTGCAATGTGTGTATGAGAGACAGTATGCTGAAATGAGTACTAGTAGTGGTGTCCTCGGAGAGGATGTCATATCCTTTGGAAATCAGAGTGAGCTTGTGCCACAGCGTGCTGTTTTTGGCTGTGAAAATGTTGAGACTGGCGATCTTTATAGTCAACATGCTGATGGCATTATGGGTTTGGGCCGAGGAGATCTTAGTATCATGGATCAGCTGGTTGACAAAAATTTGGTGAGTGACTCATTCTCACTATGCTATGGTGGAATGGATGTTGGTGGGGGCGCAATGGTTCTTGGCGGCATATCTCCCCCATCAGACATGGTCTTTGCAAACTCAGATCCTGTGCGCAG TCCCTATTACAATATTGATTTGAAGGAGATACATGTTGCGGGGAAGCGACTGCCTCTAAACCCAAGTGTTTTTGATGGAAAACATGGAACAGTCTTGGATAGTGGCACAACTTATGCATACCTACCAGAAGAAGTATTTCTTGCATTTAAAGAGGCT ATTGTGAAGGAACTTCAATCTTTCAATCAAATCAGTGGTCCAGATCCAAATTACAATGATTTATGTTTTTCTGGTGCTGGAAT TGGTGCCTCACAACTCTCTAAAAATTTTCCAGTGGTTGACATGGTGTTTGGAAATGGTCACAAGTACTCACTGTCACCTGAAAATTACATGTTCCGG CATTCAAAAGTAAGAGGTGCATATTGTCTGGGAATTTTTCAAAATGGAAAGGATCCAACTACTCTTTTAGGAG GTATCGTTGTCCGAAACACTCTTGTTATGTATGACCGCGAGCAGACAAAAATTGGTTTTTGGAAAACCAACTGTGCTGAGTTATGGGAAAGACTGCAGATATCCATGACCCCACCACCAACCTTTCCAAATACAGAAGCAATAAATTCTACCAATTCAGTGGGACCCTCAGTTGCTCCATCTGTTTCACAACATGGGATACCTCCAG GTACATTCCAAATTGCACAAATAACAGTAGTACTTTCATTTAACATCAGCTACGGGGATATGAAGCCTCACCTTACTGAATTAGCTGGACTAATAGCTCATGAGTTAGATGTTAATACTTCCCAG ATCCAGTTACTGAATTTTACCTCTTTTGGAAATGATTCCCTCTCTAGATGGGCCATAACCCCAAGGCCACATGCTGATTACTTTTCTAACACCGCTGTAATG AGTATAATTGGACGGCTTGAACACCACATGGAACTTCCCAATACCTTTGGAAGTTATAAGTTGATTGATTGGAATGTTGAGCCTCTATCAAAAAG GAATTGGTGGCAGCGACATTATATGGTTGTGGGTTTAGTTGTTCTGCTTACTTTGCTTCTAGGATTATCAACATATGGAATATTCTTAATTTGGAAAAAAAGACAGCAAAGTGAGCATTCATACAAGCCTGTTGATGTGGCTGTTTCTGAGCAAGAACTCCAGCCATTATGA
- the LOC127074390 gene encoding aspartic proteinase 36 isoform X2, with protein MARTFTLLILFLHTLHLVPWIIAGDAEFLRIRHHDSRPAMVLPLFLTAPNSSTSVLDPRRQLHGSESKRHPNARMRLHDDLLINGYYTTRLWIGTPPQMFALIVDTGSTVTYVPCSTCEQCGRHQDPKFQPDLSSTYHPVKCSMDCNCDDDRLQCVYERQYAEMSTSSGVLGEDVISFGNQSELVPQRAVFGCENVETGDLYSQHADGIMGLGRGDLSIMDQLVDKNLVSDSFSLCYGGMDVGGGAMVLGGISPPSDMVFANSDPVRSPYYNIDLKEIHVAGKRLPLNPSVFDGKHGTVLDSGTTYAYLPEEVFLAFKEAIVKELQSFNQISGPDPNYNDLCFSGAGIGASQLSKNFPVVDMVFGNGHKYSLSPENYMFRHSKVRGAYCLGIFQNGKDPTTLLGGIVVRNTLVMYDREQTKIGFWKTNCAELWERLQISMTPPPTFPNTEAINSTNSVGPSVAPSVSQHGIPPGTFQIAQITVVLSFNISYGDMKPHLTELAGLIAHELDVNTSQVANWVVRRFHIVVDVPKFKVPSRDANFPKCLYKPCIFCIFPCDMFYGYSLIN; from the exons ATGGCACGAACATTTACTCTCCTCATCCTATTCCTACACACTCTGCATCTCGTTCCTTGGATCATCGCCGGCGACGCCGAATTCCTCCGTATCCGCCACCATGACTCTCGTCCCGCCATGGTTCTTCCTCTTTTCCTCACCGCTCCCAATTCATCCACCTCAGTGCTCGATCCTCGTCGCCAGCTCCACGGATCGGAATCCAAACGCCACCCTAACGCTCGCATGAGACTCCACGACGATCTCCTCATCAACGG GTACTACACAACGCGGCTTTGGATTGGTACTCCTCCGCAGATGTTTGCTCTTATTGTTGACACGGGGAGTACTGTTACATATGTTCCCTGCTCCACCTGCGAACAATGTGGCCGGCATCAG GATCCAAAGTTTCAGCCAGACTTGTCAAGCACCTATCACCCTGTCAAATGCTCAATGGATTGCAACTGCGACGATGACAGGCTGCAATGTGTGTATGAGAGACAGTATGCTGAAATGAGTACTAGTAGTGGTGTCCTCGGAGAGGATGTCATATCCTTTGGAAATCAGAGTGAGCTTGTGCCACAGCGTGCTGTTTTTGGCTGTGAAAATGTTGAGACTGGCGATCTTTATAGTCAACATGCTGATGGCATTATGGGTTTGGGCCGAGGAGATCTTAGTATCATGGATCAGCTGGTTGACAAAAATTTGGTGAGTGACTCATTCTCACTATGCTATGGTGGAATGGATGTTGGTGGGGGCGCAATGGTTCTTGGCGGCATATCTCCCCCATCAGACATGGTCTTTGCAAACTCAGATCCTGTGCGCAG TCCCTATTACAATATTGATTTGAAGGAGATACATGTTGCGGGGAAGCGACTGCCTCTAAACCCAAGTGTTTTTGATGGAAAACATGGAACAGTCTTGGATAGTGGCACAACTTATGCATACCTACCAGAAGAAGTATTTCTTGCATTTAAAGAGGCT ATTGTGAAGGAACTTCAATCTTTCAATCAAATCAGTGGTCCAGATCCAAATTACAATGATTTATGTTTTTCTGGTGCTGGAAT TGGTGCCTCACAACTCTCTAAAAATTTTCCAGTGGTTGACATGGTGTTTGGAAATGGTCACAAGTACTCACTGTCACCTGAAAATTACATGTTCCGG CATTCAAAAGTAAGAGGTGCATATTGTCTGGGAATTTTTCAAAATGGAAAGGATCCAACTACTCTTTTAGGAG GTATCGTTGTCCGAAACACTCTTGTTATGTATGACCGCGAGCAGACAAAAATTGGTTTTTGGAAAACCAACTGTGCTGAGTTATGGGAAAGACTGCAGATATCCATGACCCCACCACCAACCTTTCCAAATACAGAAGCAATAAATTCTACCAATTCAGTGGGACCCTCAGTTGCTCCATCTGTTTCACAACATGGGATACCTCCAG GTACATTCCAAATTGCACAAATAACAGTAGTACTTTCATTTAACATCAGCTACGGGGATATGAAGCCTCACCTTACTGAATTAGCTGGACTAATAGCTCATGAGTTAGATGTTAATACTTCCCAG GTTGCTAATTGGGTGGTTAGGAGGTTTCATATTGTGGTAGACGTTCCTAAGTTTAAAGTTCCAAGTCGTGATGCAAACTTTCCAAAATGCCTATATAAACCATGCATTTTCTGTATTTTTCCATGTGATATGTTTTATGGTTATTCTTTGATAAATTAG
- the LOC127136570 gene encoding uncharacterized protein LOC127136570 has product MDALALKVEHMSANPTAAVAIDCEICGTKGHLAPEFNLLTESNSDRVNYAQGNPFSNTYNPEWKNHLNFSYKNNNLIQNSTPQRPSALSEPEASKKNVVSIDEVEEAERQKDQKVKDKGEDKDKVYVPPSPYKPPISCPQRLKQTKIDNQYKKLDDPKPLECNSIAENKLVKKEKDPERFSIPCILGNHVIDKAFLDLGASVSLMPLAVCRRLNLGELQPTKMSLQLADRYVKYPVGILEDIPFRI; this is encoded by the exons atggacgctttagccctgAAGGTTGAACACATGTCTGCAAATCCTACAGCCGCAGTAGCTATAGATTGTGAAATCTGTGGAACCAAAGGACATCTTGCACCAGAATTCAATCTGTTAACTGAATCAAACTCAGACCGGGTCAATTATGCCCAAGGAAACCCgttttcaaacacttacaacccgGAATGGAAGAATCATCTAAACTTCTCTTATAAAAACAATAACCTTATTCAAAACTCTACCCCTCAAAGACCATCAG CCTTGAGTGAACCAGAGGCTTCTAAGAAAAACGTTGTGTCTATAGACGAAGTGGAGGAAGCAGAGAGGCAAAAAGACCAGAAAGTGAAGGATAAGGGAGAAGATAAAGATAAAGTTTATGTTCCACCCTCTCCTTATAAACCACCAATTTCATGcccgcaaagacttaaacaaacaAAAATTGATAACCAATATAAAAA GCTGGATGATCCCAAACCTTTAGAATGCAACTCCATTGCTGAGAATAAACTTGTTAAGAAGGAGAAAGATCCCGAAAGATTTTCCATACCTTGTATTTTAGGGAATCATGTTATTGACAAAGCATTCTTAGACTTGGGAGCAAGCGTAAGCTTgatgcctttagcagtttgtaGAAGGCTAAACCTAGGAGAATTACAACCGACTAAGATGTCtcttcaattagccgatagataTGTGAAATATCCAGTAGGCATATTAGAAGACATCCCATTTAGAATTTGA